A genomic stretch from Helianthus annuus cultivar XRQ/B chromosome 1, HanXRQr2.0-SUNRISE, whole genome shotgun sequence includes:
- the LOC110919158 gene encoding cysteine-rich and transmembrane domain-containing protein B-like has translation MGGPSNAAPEDNPPQASYAPPMPPVGFDNPIPTYPGSSGYNPYGDPSGYPLGYGTHDPYLTAAQYHHLYPSTYPPMPPTDYPIQGYQYPPYQPPPSQQLQQQQQTQEILERLDKVEHKTKKNKERHTSFMKGLANLIKGKKK, from the coding sequence ATGGGTGGGCCCTCAAACGCGGCACCGGAGGATAATCCTCCGCAAGCTTCTTATGCACCACCTATGCCGCCTGTGGGATTTGATAACCCAATTCCGACGTACCCAGGTTCTTCCGGGTATAATCCTTATGGAGACCCGTCGGGATATCCATTGGGCTACGGAACTCATGACCCATATCTTACGGCTGCTCAGTATCACCACCTTTATCCTTCTACTTACCCTCCTATGCCTCCAACTGACTACCCAATTCAGGGTTATCAGTATCCTCCATATCAACCACCTCCATCCCAGCAACTACAACAGCAGCAACAAACTCAGGAAATCTTAGAGAGGTTGGATAAGGTTGAGCATAAAACTAAGAAGAACAAGGAGAGGCATACTAGCTTCATGAAAGGCCTCGCCAACCTTATCAAGGGGAAGAAGAAGTAG